Within the Epinephelus lanceolatus isolate andai-2023 chromosome 9, ASM4190304v1, whole genome shotgun sequence genome, the region tttttggtgtgaactgactctgtttttggagccagcctcaagttgGTCATTAGgagagctgcagtttttggcactcctGCATTAACATACTGCTTGATCAGAACTTCAGCTTTCAGTTTGTGAACTGTGTCTTTATCCAACTAAATTCTCTGTTCTCAGTTCACTTAGTCAGCAAGATGATCTGACCATTCAGGCGTGTCAGTTCAGTCAGTGGGACTCCACACAGTCGGAGCTCCGGTCAAGCACTGAACAATTTTGTGAACAAATCTTtcacttgtgtttttaatgaagaGATCTAATGATTCAGTGCACTGTAAataactgctttgcccatcactacagatttttagattttgttttctgcatttttatgtGATATGCACTGGCTTATAGGAGGTGGTGGCTTCAACAAACGTGATTGCCAGTTGTTTAAGAGAACATGTGTTAAGCAGGGTGAAGCAATGAGGAAATTaactgttaaagaaaaaaaaaatcttcacagACCTCCTGAATGGCCTCCTCTTCACTCTTTTAAAGACAACTGGCCAGATTGTTGTAGCTTTACAATCAGTGTACATTGTTGAATGAAGTGGCCACATACCACACGTTCACAGAGATGCACAGAAAGAAGACACCTGGGCTGCATTTGTTGTTTACTGTACGTCGTGTGAACACTGTCCCGTCTGAAGCTGCTTCCCAGCAGCAGGATGTGGTGGTGCGACACGTCCTCGCTCAACAACACCCACTTCCTATGAGTTTGATAAACAGCCCTGCGGTTTCACTCTCCTCCTGCCCGTCAAacaaaggtacacacacacacacacacgcacacacacaccagctcaaCAGCATCCCCATCTGCTAATGTGACATATAACCAGAGTGAGTTATTGTGCGTAATGTTACCCATGCTATCATGAGATTTACTGTGACAAACTGTATAAACGCCACCAGAATCACTTATGCCTCCATAACTCAGCTGCCGCTCTCCTCGTCCACGGCCTCAGAGAGAAACTGAGGGGAATGAGCACAAGAATGCCCTCAAATCATATCAGAATTAGAGGAGGACATcaatatgtcacatttgttttaGAGCGAGTGATGTAAGTGGGTCTGAGTTATGTCCGCCACTGGACAGTTATGTTCCACATTAAGGCAGCCTATGCAAAGGTTGATGATACAATGCAATAAAGACATAAACTGCCGCTTgagtctcctcctctcctctcctctcctctcctctcctctctgcatgGTTACATGGGCACATACGGTCCTGTCAGTCACATCTGTGAGCTGTCAGGATATGAATGTGCATGCATCTGAGGGGAGAATGAGGGGTGTATTAGGCCTGCTGATCCTTCACACTCCTCTTGTCAAACTTAACATGAAAATGAAAgtcagtcagagagagagaaagtgtgcacggatgtgtgtgagtgcgtgcacgtgtgtgcatgtgcatgaaGCAGGGAGGGTCAAAGGAGAGGAGCCATGCCTAATCCTGTGGGATGTGAGGGTATCTACTGTGTATGGAGATGGGATGTAGAGATGTGTTCAGCGGTCCATGGATCACAAAACCTTCCTAACTGACAGAAGAGACTCCCGAGAGACTGATGCCAAACTGctaactgttaaaaaaaaaaaaaaaaatgagggaaagaaagaaaaagaaaaatggcaaACTGTCTGGGACATAACACTGCTGCATATTGCATCATAACTGTGAAATGTTTCAGGAATTTGACAACAGATAAGTTgagatttgtttttctgtcactgATTAAGAAATCAGATGAACAGCAGCATGaaaaacatactgtattatTGTCACAGTATTTTTACTAATATTTTCATCAGTAGTTGTAGTGTTACTCTTAGAAAGAAACCctataaaatattcattttaaataatatagaaatatatatatactgtcaAACAAAAGGTagtataaaaacaaaggcaCAAGGTAATTCTCTTTAAacctaaaatattgtttttaaaaagcctATATCACAATAAAGCACAAGCACAGCTAAACCTGCTGAATAAGTTTACATATTTGTTAATGATTTGGTAACAGATCACATTTGAGCTCAAATTTGTAGTTCtttcattgtttaaaaaatCCTACTAATTGTAATATGCCAAATatttttatgatgatgattCTTGTGATTTTTGTACAGCAAATACTTTTACTTACAGTGTTTTTAGAGTAAATACTGTAAAACAAAGGGTAGTATTAAAAACAAAGGTAAAGGTAATTCTCTTTGAACCTAAAAAACAATAGCCTAAATCACAATAGAGAAGTCGGGGTCTTGTTGTTTTCAGCTGAACCTGCTGCATAAGTTTACATATTTGTTAGTGATTTGATAACAGATAACATTTGAGGTAAAATTTGTAGttctttcattgttttttttttttaaatcttaccaattatttattaatgttttatgatCATGATTCTTGTGGTTTTTGCGCTAATAGTAGTAGAAATAGTAGTGCTAGCAGTAGTAGGAGTTGTGGTTGTAATTATAGTAGTATTAGAAGTAGCAGCCTAATCCCATGTTGCTGTCATGAAGTAGTCAGTAAGATAAACTGACAGTTCATACAATTATGCAGCAAATCTattaaatctataaaaacaaaatagctGTACAATTCTCTGTAAAcctaaaaattaaattaaataaatcatattGACCTGCTTTTACAGTAAATAGCAAAACCTGCTTTCAAAGTGATTCAGTGTTGTCAGTGTTGGACAAGTCAAACCGGTAGGTGGCGGTGTTGTTCAATATAAAACCTCCTTTAACCCGGAAACAGAAGCAGCGGACCTTTAACAAAACCGGAAGTGTCTCCTGATGAAGCTGACAGTTAGCTATCATGGCGCTTGATGTTAAAGCCAGAAACAAACGATACGAGAAGCTGGATTTCCTCGGAGAGGGTCAGGTAGGTAGACACAAACATCTGTTATTTCGTTCTTTATTTCCGTCTGCGGTTTTTTTTGCCTGGCTGTGTAGTCAGCATGATAGCAAGCTAACAAGCGTTAGCTGGTTGTTAATGTCAACAAAGCCTTGCTGCTCCATGCTGTTGAGCTCACAGCAGCAGATACAGTGGGGAAAAGGACACTTggactctgtgtttgtgtacttAATGCTCTCTGTTCCTCTCCCACAGTTCGCCACAGTGTACAAAGCAAGGGACAAAACGACTGACACCATAGTTGCCATTAAAAAGGTACAAAAAGTAGCTTAAGTTTGGACAGTTGTTAGCATTGTATGCTAAGCTGATGTTTAACACCAagctgttgtcttttttttctgacagattAAGGTTGGCCACAGAACTGAGGCTAAAGATGGTAAATACTTTCATATTAAGTTTTTACCACACAGTGGAGTCAGTTTACTTGCACCTGCTAACAGCTACCATTTTGTATATTAATAGGTATCAACAGGACAGCTCTCAGAGAGATCAAACTGCTGCAGGAGCTGCACCATCCAAACATCATTGGGGTGGGTAAAcattatgtttatatgtttatatctTTGTATTCATATGTTACTGATATTACTTGTCAGGGGGGAAAGTAATAGCTTTTCATTAATGTAAATGTTCTCCTTATTTAAACTGAGCATTAACATTTCACTTGCTGGGTGTCGTAGCTGCTGGACGCCTTCGGACACAAATCTAACATCAGCCTGGTGTTTGATTTCATGGAAACAGATCTGGAGGTGAGATAATTTTGGAAGaatctttttctgtctgtctgtatctctgtgatggagaaaataatacaatacaTTAGCCCATCTAATTTTGATTTAACCAAATTATAAGAGTTTGTGGTTAGTTGACATATTACTTTCTCTGGACAGGAATTTAATGTATTGTTTCTTAAAACCATTAATGTCTCAAATAGctttaaaagtattttctgaTTGTGTCATAAATAACTTTAACTTAACCACAAAGTAGTTTTCtctggaaaaatatttgtacaaTTTGTCGTTTTGTACCAGTACCACAAACTGCAGCCTCAACGGTTGACTCTGCACTTCTTAGTTGGTTGGTTCACATCTTATTTTGCAGATGTGTATGATCATTACACACTGTCTCTGTATTGAGATTCACATCACTCATTCATGGTCGTAAAAGAACATTTTGGGTTTCATTAGTGGGCTGCCAAACGGAAATTTCAGTCTTTATTACTTCCCCTTTAATAGACATCATGGAGAGAGCATTTAAAAGCTGGGCTTCATTAGTGATTTCTTTTCCCCAAaaacatctactgtaggtgTGTGGCAACTGTGGAAGTAATTTGTCTGCTGCTATGTGCAGACCACAGAATGTGCGAATAGATTTTTCTTAAAGTGATTGAGAGGTGTAAGGTTAGACGACACACAGTAGCACCGGATGACGAAGATAGCAGCGTGAGTGCTCTCATCTAACCATTAAGTGGTTCTGTGAGGTCACTGAGGCTTTTACGTCTTTCCTCCTCTGGTTTGCTTTAGCATACAAGGCTCCAGATGGGCGCCCACCACCAATACATCAGACTCTAATACGACGATGCAAAACGAGATAAATACGctttaaaaaatcaataacaCTCCGCTCTTGGCTCTCGCAATGAATTGATGCCATTAGTGGCTCAgaggcagcagacagacagagcagacATGAGGATGAAATATGACGCTCATCTTATTACCGGTGCTGAAAGACTATTTTTAGGGCACGTGGTTAGATTTGGCAGGATAAGCTTATTAACCACAGATGTGCAATGCTTTTATTCATGCCAATAAAATGACGTAGCGGGATACtgaagtcagtgtttttggAGCTGGGGGAGCAACGGAGATTCTGGGTGAGAGGTTGAATCTGTATTGTGCTGTTTAGCTTGGCCGCagctctgtctccctctttagTCATATGTCCCAGTTGTCTGTAGTTCTCTTTATCTGCTGTGATAAGTGTAATTTGATTTTGAATGTGCAGCCCACagacatgtcaaaatattaagtaATGGCTGAAGATTATTAGTTGTCAGATATCTGGCTTTACTTAAGcctctttgtctttgtggtgttttttttttaaggtgatcATCAAAGACACCAGTCTAGTCCTGACTCCAGCCAACATCAAAGCCTACATCCTCATGACTCTACAGGGATTAGAGTATATGCACCACCACTGGGTCCTGCACAGGGTAAGAGCACTTACACTCTATATACACACAGATATTCACACACATAGTCAGTAATGtaaattttgctgttttgtatGTCCAGGATCTGAAGCCCAATAACCTGCTGTTAGACGGCAACGGAGTGTTGAAGTTGGCTGATTTTGGTCTGGCCAAAGCATTTGGCAGCCCCAACAGAGTCTACACACATCAAGTTGTTACCAGGTGTGTATGTTTTGTCTATTTTATTGTACTAATAATACAGAAGTTAGACATATCTGTACATTATCCTGTGTTTATGCTGTACACTAATTGGAAATCTCTACAGCAGCTTATCGAAATCAATTTCGATCAATAAACCCTTGTGCTTAATTTTATTAAGTTGAAGGTCTGTCATAGGGAGATACACTTGTGACTGGTTAAGAAAGTTGTAACACCCGTGGAAATCTCATTTTCTCTTGGTTCCCAAgaatccttaaaaagtcttaaaaggcattgaattcaCTTCTTTTTCTGAAAGAAAATCTCAAAAGAGTCAATaacatctcttttttttatgcCACCACACCTGTAGTAGCCATAGCCGGGGGCAGTTTGTTTTCAGGTTttctgtccgtccatccattcgtatgtcccattcttgtgaacatgatatctcaagaatgcctttgGGGAATTCCTGCAAAGTTGACGCAAACGTCCTGTgcactcaacaataaactgattcgattttcctggtcaaagatcaaggtcactgtgacctcacatctGTTTCATCATTCTCATGACTGCAAAGTCTCCAGAAcaatttgagggaatttcttcaaatttgacacaaacatctgcCTGGActaaagaataaactgattagaatttagcGGTCGAATGTCAAAGgtcctcacaaaacatgtttttggccataactcaagaattcatacgttaattatgacaaaacatcacacaagtgtctaataggataaaatgacaAAGTCATGACATCagatatccaaaaggtcaaaagtcaacttcactgtgacatcataattttctgcataaaacacttttctggccattattcaacatcgtatctcaggaacagaagggaagacatttggtcagatactgaattggtgacggTAATC harbors:
- the cdk7 gene encoding cyclin-dependent kinase 7 produces the protein MALDVKARNKRYEKLDFLGEGQFATVYKARDKTTDTIVAIKKIKVGHRTEAKDGINRTALREIKLLQELHHPNIIGLLDAFGHKSNISLVFDFMETDLEVIIKDTSLVLTPANIKAYILMTLQGLEYMHHHWVLHRDLKPNNLLLDGNGVLKLADFGLAKAFGSPNRVYTHQVVTRWYRSPELLFGARMYGVGVDMWAVGCILAELLLRIPFLAGDSDLDQLTKIFEALGTPTEETWPGMTSLPDYVSFKIFPGTPLENIFSAAGDDLLELLQGFFTFNPSTRLTATQALKTKYFSNRPGPTPGHQLPRPNCTAEALREKETVGLKRKIEGLETTVMKKKLIF